Proteins encoded within one genomic window of Nicotiana tabacum cultivar K326 unplaced genomic scaffold, ASM71507v2 Un00002, whole genome shotgun sequence:
- the LOC107829604 gene encoding uncharacterized protein LOC107829604 isoform X2, which produces MVCGTNISQGSIISEYDLGGEGDLFKAPQSIIEEPLMGLDPMTAAISMISCAEDTISPQGLKVSDLETSFENEQLLSEVFYECKKDLFDKDAIDIPFAELLDMKTPIVKADENLTADENLVSQGSFQKSISSESLTSMEWIHGAPMRPNFIDFGGMDFGAVYGMRRAYSEGDIKTLGNGNINLIHSPLGQPQIVGGSTSEIRKEKLSRYRSKKNKRNFGRKIKYACRKALADSQPRIRGRFAKTEESDTSKKH; this is translated from the exons ATGGTGTGTGGTACTAACATATCTCAG GGATCCATCATATCAGAATATGACCTCGGGGGAGAAGGGGATCTCTTTAAAGCTCCACAATCAATTATTGAAGAACCATTGATGGGCCTTGATCCTATGACTGCTGCTATTTCAATGATTTCTTGTGCCGAAGATACCATCTCGCCGCAAGGACTCAAAGTTTCGGATCTAGAAACATCGTTTGAGAATGAACAACTCCTGAGTGAAGTTTTCTATGAATGCAAAAAAGACCTATTTGACAAAGATGCAATTGATATACCCTTCGCTGAACTTTTGGACATGAAAACTCCTATCGTGAAGGCCGACGAAAACCTGACTGCAGATGAGAACTTGGTTTCTCAAGGATCTTTCCAGAAAAGTATTAGTTCAGAGTCTTTAACCTCCATGGAGTGGATACATGGGGCTCCAATGAGGCCCAATTTTATAGATTTTGGTGGAATGGACTTTGGAGCTGTTTATGGTATGCGAAGAGCTTACAGTGAAGGAGACATAAAG ACTCTGGGTAATGGCAACATAAATCTGATCCATTCTCCGCTGGGTCAACCACAAATTGTCGGAGGTTCCACTTCTGAAATTCGCAAGGAAAAGCTTTCCAGATATCGGAGCAAGAAGAATAAAAGGAATTTTGGCAGAAAAATCAAG TATGCTTGCAGGAAGGCATTGGCTGATAGTCAACCAAGGATCCGTGGAAGGTTTGCCAAGACCGAAGAAAGCGACACATCAAAGAAGCATTAA
- the LOC107829604 gene encoding uncharacterized protein LOC107829604 isoform X1 — protein MYAETGLMFPYFQTFPSEVQQFEDFCSSQEPNASMGSIISEYDLGGEGDLFKAPQSIIEEPLMGLDPMTAAISMISCAEDTISPQGLKVSDLETSFENEQLLSEVFYECKKDLFDKDAIDIPFAELLDMKTPIVKADENLTADENLVSQGSFQKSISSESLTSMEWIHGAPMRPNFIDFGGMDFGAVYGMRRAYSEGDIKTLGNGNINLIHSPLGQPQIVGGSTSEIRKEKLSRYRSKKNKRNFGRKIKYACRKALADSQPRIRGRFAKTEESDTSKKH, from the exons atgtatGCAGAGACTGGGCTAATGTTCCCTTATTTTCAGACTTTCCCTTCTGAAGTTCAACAATTTGAAGACTTCTGTTCCTCTCAGGAACCTAATGCTTCAATG GGATCCATCATATCAGAATATGACCTCGGGGGAGAAGGGGATCTCTTTAAAGCTCCACAATCAATTATTGAAGAACCATTGATGGGCCTTGATCCTATGACTGCTGCTATTTCAATGATTTCTTGTGCCGAAGATACCATCTCGCCGCAAGGACTCAAAGTTTCGGATCTAGAAACATCGTTTGAGAATGAACAACTCCTGAGTGAAGTTTTCTATGAATGCAAAAAAGACCTATTTGACAAAGATGCAATTGATATACCCTTCGCTGAACTTTTGGACATGAAAACTCCTATCGTGAAGGCCGACGAAAACCTGACTGCAGATGAGAACTTGGTTTCTCAAGGATCTTTCCAGAAAAGTATTAGTTCAGAGTCTTTAACCTCCATGGAGTGGATACATGGGGCTCCAATGAGGCCCAATTTTATAGATTTTGGTGGAATGGACTTTGGAGCTGTTTATGGTATGCGAAGAGCTTACAGTGAAGGAGACATAAAG ACTCTGGGTAATGGCAACATAAATCTGATCCATTCTCCGCTGGGTCAACCACAAATTGTCGGAGGTTCCACTTCTGAAATTCGCAAGGAAAAGCTTTCCAGATATCGGAGCAAGAAGAATAAAAGGAATTTTGGCAGAAAAATCAAG TATGCTTGCAGGAAGGCATTGGCTGATAGTCAACCAAGGATCCGTGGAAGGTTTGCCAAGACCGAAGAAAGCGACACATCAAAGAAGCATTAA